From the genome of Triticum aestivum cultivar Chinese Spring chromosome 1A, IWGSC CS RefSeq v2.1, whole genome shotgun sequence:
actaaattttaaggtataagtgttctccccgagtatgcaccattgctacagttcgtcgtgccgagacaccacatgatgattgggtgtgataagctctacgttcacatacaacgggtgcaagccagttttgcacacgcggaatactcgggttaaacttgacgagcctagcatatgcaggtatggcctcgaaacactgagaccgaaaggtcgagcgtgaatcatcactactagggaaaaacttatacacagaattttaccagtagcgcggGACAAAAATAAGCGGTACTACTACTTACCACTAGCGCGTGGAAAAGAAACGCGCTGCAGCTAAgcttatagcagtagcgcatctcAGCGAAGAAGCACTACAACTACAATTCCCGTATTGTTCTCGCCAAGCTACCAATAGTAGTAGCAAGCTTAagcaaagcgcgctgctgctaaggttGTTATAGCAGCGTGTTTCAcgcagaaagcgctactgctaatgaaaggaaaatcaaatgaaaaacatgtagaaaagtaaatgaaaatggaaGAAATAGAAAAGGGGGAAGGAAAAAATGAAAATATGAAGGAAAACAAGAGAGAGGCGTTACTGAGAAGGGCGACATCTGGACACTTCATCTTGTTTGTTGGTCCGTCTCTAGGGATGAGTGCTACTGGGTCCATGTCAGAGAATACAGTATGAGGAAAATGATTTCGGGTGGCGGTATACGGCCGTGAATAGTTGTGTACGCCAGGTTGTGGGCACGTTCTGGAATAGTCTCCGTTACGTCCAGTAGCCGGTTCGTGGCTCAGGTCCGTTACAACAGTCCTGTTCCTCGGTGAGACACGTAAGGCCGCCGTCTGATGCAGAAACTCGCCATCACTGCTGCAGTAAATGATGTCCGCGTAGGTGCAGGACAGCCGGATATATGGCGGCCTCCACTTCTTGCAAAAAAAAGAGCAATTCCCCTTCACCCGGCGGCCCTAGCCTTCTCCCCCACCCCTGCGAATCGAAAACGACTGAAGGTGAAGCAATGGTGGCGAACGGAAGTGTGGCCATGTGTGATGAACAAGTGCAGAACGGGCTTGAGTTTCTGCTAGATCCAGTAGACAGGTACTATTTTTATCGCATCACTCTGTTATTTGGGATCCATTAGATGCGTGAGGAGTGAAAAATATGTTGAATGCTTTTCGTTTTTCCCCGTGTTACCGT
Proteins encoded in this window:
- the LOC123121059 gene encoding uncharacterized protein isoform X2, which gives rise to MAASTSCKKKSNSPSPGGPSLLPHPCESKTTEGEAMVANGSVAMCDEQVQNGLEFLLDPVDRLRIGHAPPDRVPCAGRVTPLEETIRRYANKPSESAVKPEIGET